The Candidatus Zymogenus saltonus genome window below encodes:
- a CDS encoding glycoside hydrolase family 1 protein, protein MEKIQFPKGFLWGGATASHQVEGGNVNNDWFIMEQQPGKIIDGSVSGDACDHYNRYPEDFKLLSKLNHNTHRFSVEWSRVEPAKDYFSQVEIDHYKKVIKCLKDLKIEPMVTLHHFTTPVWLAKLGGWKNPEVIERFEKFARVMAESFGKDVKLWLPINEPMVYTVLSYMDGEYAPAEKRFFKAFKVLYNMIKAHAVSYGAIKDIIPNAQVGFNRHMRVFDPLRENNPRDVWVAKNQDKNFNLDSLEVLYTGESSGLIKVPKKDRELIREKFDFMSLNYYARDSIKFDLFSPGRLFGKAVFPEGAEASHEGATGDRPEGEVYPHGIYRLLKLLSKYGKPLYVTENGIGTDDDKKRIRYVVRHIAEVGKAIKDDMDVRGYYHWSTLDNFEWAEGYTMRFGMIHVDFKTQKRTVKESANVFSDIAKKNCIDEALLKKYGVTL, encoded by the coding sequence ATGGAGAAGATTCAATTTCCGAAGGGATTTCTGTGGGGCGGGGCGACCGCCTCCCACCAGGTGGAGGGCGGAAACGTCAACAATGACTGGTTCATAATGGAACAGCAGCCGGGAAAGATCATAGACGGGAGCGTATCCGGCGACGCCTGTGACCACTATAACCGCTACCCCGAGGATTTCAAGCTTTTAAGCAAGCTCAACCACAATACCCACAGGTTCTCGGTCGAGTGGAGCCGGGTGGAACCTGCAAAGGATTACTTCTCCCAAGTCGAGATAGACCACTACAAGAAGGTCATAAAGTGCCTCAAGGATTTGAAGATCGAGCCTATGGTCACCCTCCACCACTTCACAACACCCGTCTGGCTGGCCAAGCTCGGCGGGTGGAAGAATCCCGAGGTGATTGAGCGCTTCGAGAAGTTCGCAAGGGTGATGGCCGAGTCCTTTGGAAAGGACGTAAAGCTCTGGCTCCCGATAAACGAGCCGATGGTCTACACCGTTTTATCGTATATGGACGGGGAGTACGCCCCTGCGGAGAAAAGATTTTTCAAGGCGTTCAAGGTCCTATATAACATGATAAAGGCGCACGCGGTCTCATACGGCGCCATCAAGGATATAATCCCAAATGCCCAAGTGGGATTCAACAGGCATATGAGGGTCTTCGATCCCTTGAGGGAAAACAACCCCCGGGATGTTTGGGTCGCAAAAAATCAAGACAAGAACTTCAACCTTGACAGCCTCGAAGTTCTCTATACGGGGGAGTCGTCGGGATTGATAAAGGTGCCTAAAAAGGACAGGGAGCTTATCCGGGAGAAGTTCGACTTCATGAGCCTCAACTACTACGCCAGGGACAGCATCAAGTTCGATCTCTTCTCCCCGGGAAGGCTCTTCGGCAAGGCCGTTTTCCCGGAAGGGGCGGAGGCCTCCCACGAAGGGGCGACGGGGGACAGGCCGGAGGGGGAGGTCTATCCCCACGGCATCTACAGGCTCCTGAAGCTCCTCTCAAAATACGGGAAGCCCCTGTACGTCACCGAAAACGGGATAGGCACCGACGACGACAAGAAGAGGATCAGGTACGTCGTCCGGCACATAGCCGAGGTGGGAAAGGCGATAAAGGACGACATGGATGTGAGGGGATACTACCACTGGTCGACTCTCGACAACTTCGAGTGGGCGGAAGGGTACACCATGCGTTTCGGGATGATCCACGTCGACTTCAAGACCCAGAAGCGGACTGTAAAGGAATCGGCTAATGTCTTTTCGGACATTGCAAAGAAGAACTGCATCGACGAAGCCCTCCTTAAAAAATACGGGGTGACCCTATAG
- a CDS encoding potassium channel protein yields MIIVLGTLGYVAIEGWGFLDALYMTVITLTTTGYSEVHPLGTGGRIFTIVVLTSGFFATVVAVGALTHFLIESRIIEIFGRRRMAKEIEALKDHYIICGYGRIGKVIAGELASNNVPFVVVDQSYEKVEEIISDDYIALLGNSVDENVLVSAGIMRAKGLIACVSTPADNVYITLTARDLKPDIFVMGRANDDTSEKRLVSAGADKVVSPYSIGGRRMANIILKPAVVEFIDIAVGRKDLMLAIEEVTVSPGSSLIDKTIIDSEIKKSYGVIVVAILKKGRKMIFNPETTSKIEEGDVLVALGEYENLKALARACLAKGQKK; encoded by the coding sequence TTGATAATCGTCCTGGGAACGCTCGGCTATGTGGCGATAGAGGGGTGGGGATTCTTAGACGCCCTCTACATGACCGTAATCACGCTGACCACGACCGGCTACAGCGAGGTGCACCCTTTAGGGACCGGCGGCCGCATCTTTACGATAGTCGTTTTGACGTCCGGTTTTTTCGCGACCGTCGTGGCCGTGGGCGCGCTGACGCATTTTCTCATAGAGAGTCGGATCATTGAAATATTTGGGAGGAGAAGGATGGCCAAGGAGATAGAGGCCCTTAAAGACCACTACATCATATGCGGGTACGGCAGGATTGGGAAGGTTATTGCCGGGGAGCTGGCGTCAAACAACGTTCCGTTCGTCGTGGTCGACCAATCCTACGAAAAGGTCGAGGAGATTATTTCGGACGACTATATAGCCCTTTTGGGAAACTCCGTGGATGAGAACGTGCTTGTGAGCGCCGGCATCATGAGGGCGAAGGGGCTAATAGCCTGCGTGAGCACTCCGGCCGACAACGTCTACATAACCCTGACGGCAAGGGACTTGAAACCGGACATCTTCGTCATGGGGCGTGCCAACGACGACACCTCGGAGAAGAGACTGGTATCCGCCGGAGCGGACAAGGTCGTCTCTCCCTACTCCATCGGCGGCAGGCGGATGGCAAACATCATCCTTAAACCCGCCGTCGTGGAGTTCATCGACATCGCCGTGGGGAGAAAAGACCTGATGCTCGCCATCGAAGAGGTAACGGTATCTCCAGGATCTTCCCTCATAGATAAAACGATAATTGACTCCGAGATAAAAAAGAGCTACGGAGTTATAGTGGTTGCCATCCTCAAAAAGGGGAGGAAGATGATCTTCAACCCAGAGACAACCTCCAAGATCGAGGAGGGTGACGTGCTTGTAGCCCTGGGCGAATACGAGAACCTGAAGGCGTTGGCCCGGGCCTGTTTAGCAAAAGGACAAAAAAAATGA